A genomic region of Miscanthus floridulus cultivar M001 chromosome 3, ASM1932011v1, whole genome shotgun sequence contains the following coding sequences:
- the LOC136547264 gene encoding VQ motif-containing protein 22-like encodes MASIASDSSPPSPGAPASAFLDDHALFLDQSTSSFFPAATTLQEPLPPASASASASSPAARKRPRKRPRASRRPPTTVVTTDTSNFRAMVQEFTGIPAPLPFAPHLGPGVLFGAPHDPTAAAGTSRAPLELLMRPSPLKLPAAPHASPPAAGSFAHSLFASSNANPAGPSSEPYGGFAPTLSGAVPRYDGGGGGSGFDAAEDERVLGHGHGLFSSFLYAGDRYHSH; translated from the coding sequence ATGGCCTCCATCGCCAGCGACAGCTCCCCGCCGTCCCCGGGCGCGCCGGCCTCCGCTTTCCTAGACGACCACGCGCTCTTCCTCGACCAGTCCACCAGCTCCTTCTTCCCCGCTGCCACCACCTTGCAAGAGCCCCTGCCTCctgcctcggcctcggcctcggcctcatCGCCAGCGGCGCGCAAGCGGCCGCGGAAGCGCCCACGGGCGTCGCGCCGGCCGCCCACCACCGTGGTCACCACCGACACCTCCAACTTCCGCGCCATGGTGCAGGAGTTCACCGGCATCCCCGCGCCGCTGCCGTTCGCGCCCCACCTCGGCCCCGGCGTGCTCTTCGGCGCTCCCCACGACCCCACCGCCGCGGCGGGCACTTCGCGCGCGCCCTTGGAGCTGCTGATGCGCCCGTCGCCTCTCAAGCTCCCTGCCGCTCCGCACGCCTCGCCTCCCGCTGCTGGTTCATTCGCGCACTCCCTGTTCGCGAGCAGCAACGCGAATCCTGCTGGCCCGAGCTCCGAACCGTACGGCGGCTTCGCGCCCACGCTCTCCGGTGCCGTCCCGCggtacgacggcggcggcggcggcagcggcttcGATGCGGCGGAAGACGAGAGAGTACTGGGACATGGCCATGGTCTCTTCTCGTCTTTCTTGTACGCCGGGGATAGGTATCACAGCCACTAG